In Juglans microcarpa x Juglans regia isolate MS1-56 chromosome 4S, Jm3101_v1.0, whole genome shotgun sequence, a single window of DNA contains:
- the LOC121263311 gene encoding paladin isoform X1 — translation MSIPKEPEQVMKLRGGSVLGKKTILKSDHFPGCQNKRLSPQIDGAPNYRQANSLRVHGVAIPMIGGIRNVLKHIGAQVDGKQAQVLWINLREEPVVYINGRPFVLRDVEQPFSNLEYTGINRARVEQMEARLKDDILMEAARYGNKILVNDELPDGHMVDQWEPVSCDSVKTPLEVYEELQVEGFLVDYERVPVTDEKSPKEADFDCLVHKISQADINTEIIFNCQMGRGRTTTGMVIATLIYFNRIGASGIPRTNSIGRVCDLGANVVDHLPNSEEAIRRGEYAVIRSLIRVLEGGVEGKRQVDRVIDKCASMQNLREAIATYRNSILREPDEMKREASLSFFVEYLERYYFLICFAVYIHSEREFLRSSSFGHSTFSDWMRARPELYSIIRRLLRRDPMGALGYATLKPSLMKIAESNDGRPREMGVVAALRNGEVLGSQTILKSDHCPGCQNQSLPERVEGAPNFREVPGFPVYGVANPTIDGIRSVIRRIGSFEGGRPVFWHNMREEPVIYINGKPFVLREVERPYKNMREYTGIDRERVERMEARLKEDILREAEHYGGAIMVIHETNDGQIIDAWEHVNFDAIQTPLEVFKSLEADGFPIKYARVPITDGKAPKSSDFDTLAVNIASASKDNAFVFNCQMGRGRTTTGTVIACLLKLRIDYGRPIKILRDDMANEEDNGGSSSGEETGGSVAASTSYTTKVRSEKKQGRVFGINDILLLWNITRLFDNGVECREALDAIIDRCSALQNIRQAVLKYRKVFNQQHVEPRERKLALNRGAEYLERYFRLIAFAAYLGSEAFDGFCGQGESRMKFKNWLHQRPEVQAMKWSIRLRPGRFFTISEGLRVPQESQHGDAVMDALVKSRNGSVLGKGSILKMYFFPGQRTSSHIQIHGAPHVYKVDGFPVHSMATPTIAGAKEMLAYLGAKPKPEGLVAPKVILTDLREEAVVYINGTPFVLRELNKPVDMLKHVGITGPMVEHMEARLKEDILSEVRQSGGRMLLHREEYNPVINKSSVIGYWENILADNVKTPAEVYADLKDEGYNITYRRIPLTREKDALASDVDAIQYYNDDTAGSYLFVSHTGFGGVAYAMAILCIKLSTEPNFGSKIPESSVDIKLLSGNEENLPPQASDAEAHEMGDYRDILSLTRVLVHGPQSKADVDIIIERCGGAGHLRDDILYYSKELEKFPDGDDEHRAYLMDMGIKALRRYFLLITFRSYLYSTSTAEIEFTSWMDSRPELGHLCNNLRIDK, via the exons ATGTCGATACCGAAGGAGCCGGAGCAGGTGATGAAGCTGAGAGGGGGATCAGTCCTGGGTAAGAAGACCATTCTCAAGAGCGACCATTTTCCTGGCTGCCAGAACAAACGCTTGTCTCCCCAGATCGACGGTGCTCCCAATTATCGTCAG GCCAACTCATTACGTGTCCATGGTGTTGCAATCCCAATGATTGGTGGAATCCGCAATGTTCTAAAGCATATTGGGGCTCAAGTAGATGGCAAGCAAGCACAAGTTCTTTGGATTAACCTTCGTGAGGAACCA GTAGTGTACATCAATGGGCGCCCCTTCGTTTTGCGTGATGTGGAACAGCCCTTCTCTAACCTTGAGTATACG GGAATTAACAGGGCTAGGGTTGAACAAATGGAAGCTCGATTGAAAGACGATATCTTGATGGAAGCTGCAAG ATATGGAAATAAGATCCTTGTCAATGATGAGCTTCCAGATGGTCATATGGTGGACCAGTGGGAACCTGTGTCTTGTGATTCTGTAAAGACACCATTGGAG GTGTATGAGGAACTGCAAGTAGAGGGGTTCCTTGTTGACTATGAACGTGTTCCTGTAACTGATGAAAAATCACCAAAGGAGGCAGATTTTGATTGTTTG GTTCATAAAATTTCTCAAGCTGACATAAACACAGAGATCATTTTCAACTGTCAAATGGGACGTGGACGTACTACAACTGGGATGGTGATTGCAACTTTGATATATTTTAACCGAATTGGAGCTTCTG GTATTCCAAGAACAAATTCCATTGGGAGAGTTTGCGACTTGGGGGCTAACGTTGTTGACCATTTGCCAAATTCAGAAGAGGCAATTCGTAGAGGAGAATATGCAGTCATAAGAAGCTTGATTCGGGTATTAGAG GGTGGTGTTGAAGGGAAAAGACAGGTGGATAGAGTCATTGACAAGTGTGCATCAATGCAG AACTTACGTGAAGCAATTGCCACTTATCGCAATAGTATTCTGCGTGAgccagatgagatgaaaagggAGGCGTCACTTTCATTTTTTGTGGAATACTTGGAAAGATACTACTTTCTTATATGCTTTGCTGTATATATTCATTCAGAGAGAGAATTTCTCCGTTCTAGTTCATTTGGTCATAGCACTTTTTCTGACTGGATGAGAGCAAGGCCAGAACTGTATAGCATCATTCGCag ATTGCTCAGGAGAGATCCAATGGGAGCACTTGGATATGCAACTTTAAAGCCATCGCTGATGAAGATTGCTGAATCCAATGACGGCCGCCCTCGTGAGATGGGTGTAGTTGCTGCCCTGAGAAATGGAGAGGTCCTTGGGAGTCAAACTATTCTAAAAAGTGACCATTGTCCTGGTTGTCAAAACCAAAGCTTACCAGAGAGAGTGGAGGGTGCGCCTAATTTTAGAGAAGTTCCTGGGTTTCCAGTTTATGGGGTGGCAAATCCAACAATTGATGGAATTCGATCAGTTATTCGGAGGATCGGCAGTTTTGAAGGTGGTCGCCCTGTTTTTTGGCACAACATGAGAGAAGAACCAGTAATTTACATCAATGGAAAACCATTTGTTCTTCGTGAGGTTGAAAGACCTTATAAAAACATGCGGGAATACACG GGTATTGATCgtgagagagttgagagaatgGAAGCTCGTTTAAAGGAAGACATCCTTCGAGAAGCTGAACATTATGGAGGTGCTATAATGGTTATTCATGAAACAAATGATGGACAGATAATTGATGCTTGGGAGCATGTGAATTTTGATGCTATTCAGACCCCACTTGAGGTTTTCAAAAGCTTGGAGGCTGATGGTTTTCCCATAAAATATGCCCGTGTGCCCATCACTGATGGTAAAGCTCCCAAAAGTTCTGACTTTGACACACTGGCAGTGAATATTGCTTCTGCTTCCAAGGATAatgcttttgttttcaattgCCAG ATGGGTAGAGGAAGGACAACTACCGGTACAGTAATTGCTTGCCTTCTGAAACTTCGAATTGATTATGGAAGACCTATAAAAATCTTGCGTGATGATATGGCCAATGAAGAGGATAATGGTGGTTCTTCAAGTGGTGAGGAAACAGGAGGTAGTGTTGCTGCATCAACCTCCTATACTACAAAAGTAAGATCTGAAAAGAAGCAAGGTCGGGTTTTTGGCATAAATGACATCCTTTTGTTGTGGAACATAACAAGATTATTTGATAATGGGGTGGAGTGCCGAGAGGCCTTAGATGCTATTATTGATAGATGTTCTGCGCTGCAGAACATACGACAAGCGGTTTTGAAATATAGAAAGGTATTCAATCAACAACATGTTGAACCTAGGGAAAGGAAGCTTGCATTGAACCGTGGTGCTGAGTACTTGGAGCGGTACTTCCGTTTAATTGCTTTTGCAGCATATCTCGGAAGTGAAGCATTTGATGGGTTTTGTGGGCAAGGAGAATCCAGAATGAAATTTAAGAATTGGTTGCATCAGAGACCAGAGGTCCAAGCAATGAAATGGAGCATAAGATTAAGACCTGGGCGATTTTTCACTATCTCT GAGGGGTTGAGAGTACCGCAGGAGTCCCAACATGGTGATGCGGTGATGGATGCCCTTGTTAAGTCCCGTAATGGTTCTGTTTTAGGGAAAGGCTCTATACTCAAAATGTATTTCTTTCCTGGTCAAAGAACTTCCAGCCACATACAGATTCATGGTGCACCGCATGTTTACAAG GTAGATGGATTCCCTGTGCATAGCATGGCAACTCCTACAATTGCTGGGGCAAAAGAGATGTTAGCATATTTAGGTGCCAAGCCTAAACCAGAAGGATTAGTTGCTCCTAAAGTAATATTAACCGATCTGAGAGAAGAAGCAGTTGTTTACATCAATGGCACACCATTTGTCTTAAGAGAGCTAAATAAGCCTGTTGATATGCTCAAGCATGTGGGAATCACTGGGCCAATG GTGGAACACATGGAGGCACGACTAAAAGAAGATATATTATCTGAGGTCAGACAGTCTGGTGGACGGATGCTTTTGCATCGTGAAGAATATAACCCGGTAATAAATAAATCCAGTGTTATAGGATACTGGGAAAACATTTTAGCAGATAACGTGAAGACTCCTGCTGAAGTATATGCCGATCTGAAAGATGAGggttataatattacatataggaGAATACCATTGACTAGAGAAAAAGATGCTTTAGCTTCTGATGTTGATGCAATCCAGTACTATAACGATGA TACTGCAGGGAGTTACCTTTTTGTATCACACACCGGGTTTGGAGGAGTTGCATATGCGATGGCAATACTTTGCATTAAACTCAGCACAGAGCCTAACTTTGGATCTAAAATTCCAGAGTCATCGGTGGATATTAAACTACTTTCTGGGAATGAAGAGAACTTGCCTCCTCAAGCTTCTGATGCAGAAGCTCACGAGATGGGTGATTACCGTGACATACTAAGCCTTACAAGAGTACTTGTGCATGGTCCCCAAAGCAAAGCAGATGTTGACATCATTATTGAAAG GTGTGGGGGTGCAGGGCATTTACGGGATGATATTCTCTATTACAGTAAGGAACTTGAGAAGTTCCCAGATGGTGATGACGAACACCGAGCTTACCTCATGGATATGGGTATTAAGGCTTTAAG GCGGTATTTTTTACTCATCACCTTCAGGTCCTACCTTTACAGCACTTCTACGGCCGAGATAGAATTCACGTCATGGATGGATTCAAGACCTGAACTTGGACATCTATGTAATAACCTTAGAATAGACAAATGA